GATAATTTAAACAATCCCCCGGTGCTGTCGAGCATGGGAAAACAGAAAAAAATGGCTAGAAAAAAGCAGAAAAATGTTATTGTGGAGCAGGTGTCCTTTACCGGGATTGCAGACCGGGGAAAAAGCATAGGCCGAAATGAAGAAGGAAGGGTGTTTTTTGCCCAGGATGTAGCCCCCGGGGATGTAGCCGATCTGCTCATTATCAAAAAGAAAAATGAGTATCGCGAGGGCGTTCCCGTGAAATTCCACAAATACTCGGAAGAGCGTGTTGAGCCTTTTTGTAAACATTTTGGCACCTGCGGAGGGTGTAAATGGCAACACATCACTTATGAAGCCCAGGCAAAATACAAACACGATGTGGTTGAAAATAACCTTAGGCGTATCGGGAAAATCGAAGTCGCTGATTTCAGACCTTTAATGAAAGCCAAAGACACCGTTTATTATCGCAATAAGCTGGAATTTGCTTTTTCCAATAAAAGATGGCTCACCAAAGAAGAATTGAATACCGATATTTCGAATGAGGAAGATGTATTGGGCTTTCACCGGGCCGGGGCTTTTGATAAAATTCTCGATATCGATCATTGTTGGCTGCAGTCCGAACTTTCCAATGAAATTCGAAATGGCATTAAAAAAATTGGCCTTGACCAAAAATTGCCGTTTTTTGATCTCCGCCAAAACAAGGGGTTTCTGCGCCACATCCTCATCCGCACCTCCTCCTTGGGGGAATTGATGCTGATCGTCAGTATTCATGAAAATGATCCGGACCGAATCAACCCTTTCCTGGATGAAATATTGAAACAGTTCCCACAGATCACCACCCTCATTTACTGTATCAATCCAAAACTCAACGACTTTCTGCTCGACCTGGAAATGGTTACGTATCACGGACCGGGTTACATCCAGGAACGGCTCGGTCATGTGCTCTTCAGGATCGGCCCTAAATCCTTCTTCCAGACCAATACCGGTCAGGCAAAAGAATTGTATGATGTGGTCGTGGATTTTGCGGAATTGAAGGGAGATGAAAATGTGTATGACCTTTATACAGGTTTGGGAAGTATTGCCCTTTATGTGGCCAAAAACTGTAAGCAGGTGGTCGGGATCGAAGAAGTGGAAGATGCGATAGAAGATGCTAAAGTCAACGCGAAATTGAACGATATCGACAATGCCGTTTTTTATGCCGGTGATGTCAAAGACATACTGACGGAAGATTTTTCCCGAAAACACGGCAAACCTGATCTGCTCATCACTGACCCGCCCCGTGCAGGAATGCATGCCAAGGTGGTAGAGATGTTGCTCCAGCTGGAGGCTCCGCGAATGGTTTATGTAAGTTGTAATCCGGCCACCCAGGCCAGGGATCTGAACCTGCTCAAGGAAAAGTACGATGTGCTCAAAGCGCAGCCTGTTGATATGTTTCCGCATACCCATCATATTGAAAATGTGGTCCTGCTGCAATTGAGGAAAGAGTGATGGATTGATGTTATGATCTTACGTACTAAGATTTTGTCCAAACGCCTCAAAAATTCTGAAAACTCCAAAATCCTGAAAATCCTGATCCAAACAGTGGGTGGATGTGCTGATTTTCAGTTTGCCGATAGGATTAAATTAAAAAAACGCTTAAATTAGCTGACCTGTGAATGATAATCTATATTTTGACAACCTGCAAAAGAGCCTGGAAGCTCACTTGGAGCTGATGCAAAATACGGCTGAGGCTATAATTGACCAGGATATTTCAAACTATCCGATATTTCTGGTGAATACGGACCCCCCGCCTTTGGGCATCAATATTGAGGTTTTTGATTTTGATGGAAAAAGTTGGATCATCAGTGCTACGACCCTTGAAGAACTGGCCACCAAAGGGGTAGTCGAAATGGAAAAAGTGGACGATTTTAAAGTGGTTTACCGAAAAAACGATCATGCACTCTGCCTGTTGATTTCGGCAGAAGAGGTGGCCCTGTTTATTTTTATGCCGAAGCAAGGATAATTACTTAAGCGACCCCGATAATCTATATACTACATACTACACACCAACATTCGCAATCATCCTCCCAAACGGCAGGCTCACCATGGCACCGTAACAGGGATAGTGTATTGCACCCATTTTATTAGAAAAAGAGAAAACGCACATGCAAAATTTAAAGGCTGATACAAAATCTATGATAAAAATTCTCTTTATAGAAGACGATCTCGCCTATGCCAGGCTGGTGGAAGTCTTATTGGACGATTCGGGATTGATGGATTGCGAGCTGATCAACGCGCCTTCGTTGAAGGAAGGCCTGGAACTGCTCAAAAACAACGATGATTTTTCGGCCATCCTGCTCGATCTGACCCTGCCTGACAGTGCCGGTTTTGAAACGCTGGAAACGATCGTCAATAAATATCCTCAAAAGAATATCATTGTGCTTACCGGTGCCAAAGATGAGGCACTTGGCGTCAAGTCTGTACAATTCGGAGCCCAGGATTACCTCGTTAAAGGTGAATTTGATGAACGCCAGCTGACGAAAACCCTGCGTTACTCAATAGAACGGAACAATATCCTTAGTCGACTGGAAGAAGCCCAGCGTATCGCCAGGATCGGCCACTGGGAATATCGTCCGGAAGATGACTTCTTTACCGCCTCCAACGGAGTTTACCGTATTTTCGGTATCGATCCGGCCGATGAGGCCTTTTCCATAGAAGATATAAAATCAACAGGAAGTCCTTTCCATCCTCTTTTGCAAATGGTGGATGAGGCCATTAAGCGCAAGAAAGTGCGTAAAGAGGCCCGCATACGGCTTGCCAATAATTCCACGAGATTCGTTTCTATGACCTGCGAGGCTTCCCTGACTCCCGACGGAACCTATATTTTCTCCGGCATCATCCAGGATATCACGGAACAAAAACGAGCCGAAGAGTTGCGCAAGTCGAGGGATATGGCCCAGCAATCGGCCAAGATCAAGGAGCAGATTTTTGCCAACGTAAGCCATGAGATGCGCACGCCGATGAATGCCATCCAGGGCATGGTCAACCTGATGTTTCAAACCGAACTCGATAAAGAACAAAAACAATATGCTGATTCCATCAAGGAATCCTCTGACGTACTGCTGGCCATCATCAATGACATTCTGGAAATATCTTCCATTCAGAATGAGAAGATTTTCTTTGAAGAGATTGAATTCGATTTACATACAGTTTTGGACAATATCGCTGATACCTTCAGACCTAAAATTGAAACCAAAGATCTGAATTTTAAACTGGAAGTGGATCCGCGGATTCAGTGGAACCTCCGGGGCGACAAACTTAAATTAAACCAGGTATTGCTCAACCTCGTTGGCAATGCCATCAAATTTACCGACCAGGGCAGCATCTCCATTTTTGCAGATGTGCTCGAAAACGCCCGTGATTTTGCCAAAATCCGTTTTCGCATACAGGACACCGGGATCGGCGTGGCCCATGACAAACAAGGCCTTATTTTTGAAGCTTTTACCCGGGTGCTTTCCAAAAATCACCATTCGGAAGGTACCGGACTGGGGCTTTCCATCGCTAAAAAACTCGTGGAACGGCAGGGAGGAAATATTGGTGTGGAAAGTGAAGAAGGGGCGGGTTCCGTATTTTTCTTTGAACTTACCTTTGGAAAGGGAGCCTCTTTGAACGAACCGGCCAAAGTGATTCCCCAGTTCGATAAATTAGGGGAAAAGATTTCACGGAGTTTTAAAGTGCTTATCGTTGAAGACCACAAAATGAACCAGCTGGTCATGCAAAAGACACTGGAGAAACAATGGGAAAAGGTGGAAGTAGCCGTTGCCAATAACGGGAATGAGGCTATTGCCTTTCTGGAAAAACAAGCGGTGGATATCATTTTGATGGATATACAAATGCCCATCAGGAATGGTTTTGAAACGACAGAGTATGTGCGCAAAAAAATGCCTGCTGAGATCGCCAATATTCCCATCCTGGCCATGACGGCCTGGCAATATGGCAATACCCAGGAAGATTACCGAAAATTCGGCTTTGACGACTACATCCTGAAACCTTTCGATCCGGAAACGCTTTTCCAGAAGATCGAACATTTTTTGGATCGCTAATCCGATTCCTCCAGTTGGAAAATTGCTTCTATGGGTTTTTCAAAAACGCGGGCCAGCTTTAAGGCTAAAACCGTTGACGGGACATATTTGCCTGATTCAATGGCGTTTATGGACTGTCGGCTCACCCCGATAAGTTGGGCAAGTTGTTCCTGGGTGATGTTTTTTATGGCTCTTTCAACTCTTATGTTATTCTTCATGCCACTCGTTTTTTAGTTCTTATCATAATGATATTAAACCTGATAATGAATAAAATCAGCAGGGAATACATGTTTAAAAGCATCGCATTAAAAAATACGAATCCGTAAACAAAAACAAGGCAAAATAAAATAAAAATAACGTTAACATAAGTAGCCCATAACAAGGATTCAAGCCTCAGTTTCATAATAAATTCATCTTCTTCCTTTTCTTTCGAAAAAGCGACCAGGACTGCTCCGACTAAAAGTAAAATGCCAATGATTTCATCGGTTAGGTTATTATCGATCATGACTGCGAATTTTGAGCCTTTTATGAGTTCATCATTAAAAAGGGCGAAAACCCTGGCTTCCAAAAAATTCCATTCAAATTCGCTGGCCATGTAAAAAATGCCCGCAATAAGAGCAGGTATGAAAAGTATCCACCCAATTTTTTTTAAGGCATTGGGAAATAAAAATTTTGTTTCCATGATTTATTTATTTTTGTTAGAGTACAAATGTAAACCAATATTTACTAAAAGTCAAGTGTAATTTACATTTAGATAACTAGAATTTACTTTTTTTACCGAGTTAGAGCTTCGAATTGGCGTAAATAGCTGAATTTTATCTTAATTTTTGTACCTTCACCACCTAATTCAATTAACTGCAATAGTCCCTTATCCAATGAAATTACTAATTTGTGAAAACGAGGATGTCTTGCTTACTGCTCTGCAGTTTAGGCTGAACAAAAGAAACCACACACTCATTTTAGCCAAAGATGGTAAGGAAGCTGCCCAATACCTTTTGAATTCCAAACCCGATATAGTCATTACAGAACTTAACCTTCCAAAAACCTCCGGGCTGGAACTGCTCCGCCTTGCCAAAACACAGGTAGACCCCAACCTTCCTTTTATCATTATTGCGGATATTGAGATGGCTGATGAGATTCTTGAAATTTTAGCCGAAGGTGCCCGGGATTTTCTCCTGAAACCTTTTAAACCCGATGAACTCCTATTGCGTATTGAAAAAATAAAACAAGAAAATAAATGACACACAAAACAATGCTTGTACTGCTGGCGGTTATTGTTTCGACCACACTTTTTGGTCAGAAAAAACCAGCCTACCAGATTTTTAACTCAAAAGAAAAAAAAGCTGGTTATGAAAAAATGCTCGATGCCTGTGAAGGGGCGGATGTCGTATTTTTTGGAGAATCTCACAACAATCCAATTTCCCATTGGTTGCAGTTGGAGCTGACGAAGGACCTTTATGAAAAAAAGAACGGCAATCTCACCCTGGGCGCAGAGATGTATGAATCCGATGGCCAGATAATCCTCGATGAATACTTCAGTGGTGCCATCAACCAAAGTTCTTTCGAAAAGGAAATGCGGCTGTGGCCCAATTATAAAACGGATTACAAACCTGTGCTGGAATTTGCCAAAGAGAAAGGGGTGAAGATGATCGCCACCAATATCCCGAGGCGTTATGCCAACCTGGTTTTCAGAAATGGGCTGATCGCTCTTGATAGCTTGTCGGATGAAGCCAAAAAATATATTGCACCGCTGCCGATTACCGTCGACCTGGAACTAGAAGCCTATAAATCATTAATGGATATGGATATGGGGGGACATGGCGGTTCTTCGGAAAATTTTCCGTATTCCCAGGCAGTGAAAGATGCCACCATGGGGTATTTTATTTATAAAAACTTGGAAGTTGGCAAGACATTTATCCATTACAACGGAAGTTATCACTCCGACAATTTTCAGAGCATTCTGTGGTATTTGAACGAACTTAACCCTAAATTGAAAGTGGTCACCATTACGACCGTAGAGCAGGATGATATTTCTGAACTTAGTGAAGAAAACGAAGGAACGGCAAATTTTATCATTTGCGTTCCTAACAGCATGACTAAAACTTATTAAGGTTAAATGATCCGGGATGTTATTTTTTTGGGAATGTCCCGGGTTATTTTACCACATAGTCGCATAGTGCATAAAGTTTTTTTACCACATAGTCATATAGTGCACAAAGCTTATTTTACCACATAGTCGCATAGTGCATATAGCTTATTTTACCACATAGTCGCATAGTGCATAAAGCTTTTTTTACCACATAGTCATATAGTGCACAAAGCTTATTTTACCACATAGTCGCATAGTGCATAAAGCTTTTTTGCCACATAGTCATATAGTGCATAAAGCTTTTTTTACCACATAGTCATATAGTGCATAAAGCTTCTGCTATTCCCCAAACGCCACTTCAATATATTTAAAAAACGCTTCTTCTACTCCCGCACTTGTGGCCACGATTTCCCGTCCGTATAAAAAATCGTCTCCTCCTCTGAAATCCGTTACTTTTCCTCCGGCTTCCTGAACGATAAAAGCCCCCGCAGCTACATCCCACACGTTAAGGCTGTATTCGAAGAACGCATCAAAACGTCCGCAGGCCACATAAACGAGGTCTACCGCAGCTGAGCCCAGGCGACGGATGCCGCGTGTTTTGGCCATCATTTCAGACAGAATCTGAAGATAACCCGGAATCCTGTCGTAGTCATAATAGGGAAAACCCGTTGCTATCAGCGCATCGGCCAGGTCATCCGTTTTACTGATGGTAATGGGCTTGCCGTTCAAAAATGCGCCCCCTGACTTCCAGGCAT
This sequence is a window from Lewinellaceae bacterium. Protein-coding genes within it:
- the rlmD gene encoding 23S rRNA (uracil(1939)-C(5))-methyltransferase RlmD, which produces MARKKQKNVIVEQVSFTGIADRGKSIGRNEEGRVFFAQDVAPGDVADLLIIKKKNEYREGVPVKFHKYSEERVEPFCKHFGTCGGCKWQHITYEAQAKYKHDVVENNLRRIGKIEVADFRPLMKAKDTVYYRNKLEFAFSNKRWLTKEELNTDISNEEDVLGFHRAGAFDKILDIDHCWLQSELSNEIRNGIKKIGLDQKLPFFDLRQNKGFLRHILIRTSSLGELMLIVSIHENDPDRINPFLDEILKQFPQITTLIYCINPKLNDFLLDLEMVTYHGPGYIQERLGHVLFRIGPKSFFQTNTGQAKELYDVVVDFAELKGDENVYDLYTGLGSIALYVAKNCKQVVGIEEVEDAIEDAKVNAKLNDIDNAVFYAGDVKDILTEDFSRKHGKPDLLITDPPRAGMHAKVVEMLLQLEAPRMVYVSCNPATQARDLNLLKEKYDVLKAQPVDMFPHTHHIENVVLLQLRKE
- a CDS encoding response regulator → MIKILFIEDDLAYARLVEVLLDDSGLMDCELINAPSLKEGLELLKNNDDFSAILLDLTLPDSAGFETLETIVNKYPQKNIIVLTGAKDEALGVKSVQFGAQDYLVKGEFDERQLTKTLRYSIERNNILSRLEEAQRIARIGHWEYRPEDDFFTASNGVYRIFGIDPADEAFSIEDIKSTGSPFHPLLQMVDEAIKRKKVRKEARIRLANNSTRFVSMTCEASLTPDGTYIFSGIIQDITEQKRAEELRKSRDMAQQSAKIKEQIFANVSHEMRTPMNAIQGMVNLMFQTELDKEQKQYADSIKESSDVLLAIINDILEISSIQNEKIFFEEIEFDLHTVLDNIADTFRPKIETKDLNFKLEVDPRIQWNLRGDKLKLNQVLLNLVGNAIKFTDQGSISIFADVLENARDFAKIRFRIQDTGIGVAHDKQGLIFEAFTRVLSKNHHSEGTGLGLSIAKKLVERQGGNIGVESEEGAGSVFFFELTFGKGASLNEPAKVIPQFDKLGEKISRSFKVLIVEDHKMNQLVMQKTLEKQWEKVEVAVANNGNEAIAFLEKQAVDIILMDIQMPIRNGFETTEYVRKKMPAEIANIPILAMTAWQYGNTQEDYRKFGFDDYILKPFDPETLFQKIEHFLDR
- a CDS encoding helix-turn-helix transcriptional regulator, with the protein product MKNNIRVERAIKNITQEQLAQLIGVSRQSINAIESGKYVPSTVLALKLARVFEKPIEAIFQLEESD
- a CDS encoding response regulator, whose amino-acid sequence is MKLLICENEDVLLTALQFRLNKRNHTLILAKDGKEAAQYLLNSKPDIVITELNLPKTSGLELLRLAKTQVDPNLPFIIIADIEMADEILEILAEGARDFLLKPFKPDELLLRIEKIKQENK
- a CDS encoding ChaN family lipoprotein; this encodes MTHKTMLVLLAVIVSTTLFGQKKPAYQIFNSKEKKAGYEKMLDACEGADVVFFGESHNNPISHWLQLELTKDLYEKKNGNLTLGAEMYESDGQIILDEYFSGAINQSSFEKEMRLWPNYKTDYKPVLEFAKEKGVKMIATNIPRRYANLVFRNGLIALDSLSDEAKKYIAPLPITVDLELEAYKSLMDMDMGGHGGSSENFPYSQAVKDATMGYFIYKNLEVGKTFIHYNGSYHSDNFQSILWYLNELNPKLKVVTITTVEQDDISELSEENEGTANFIICVPNSMTKTY
- a CDS encoding inositol monophosphatase translates to MDHINLKTLCSDSQEIILRVGEFIRGEKGKVTRGEIETKSLNSLVSYVDKTAEELLVKGLGELLPEAVFLTEEETVKTQRGDLRWIIDPLDGTTNFLHSLPIFSISVALQWKNETIMGIVYEINQDECFYAWKSGGAFLNGKPITISKTDDLADALIATGFPYYDYDRIPGYLQILSEMMAKTRGIRRLGSAAVDLVYVACGRFDAFFEYSLNVWDVAAGAFIVQEAGGKVTDFRGGDDFLYGREIVATSAGVEEAFFKYIEVAFGE